In Persicimonas caeni, a single window of DNA contains:
- a CDS encoding TRAP transporter small permease: MLKPLFKFEAGLLRVEKWVLVASVLAMLLLAAYTVFYRNVLIPWQAHLMTSGPPVVAQDESAEADEPVEDDTVEDGEAEDFAGGFGGGFGDGADEAGEPTDQADAPDDGAGGFGGGFGGETQEPAEEIEEETDEKTEAQAGDEAGGFGGGFGGGFGGEDESTGEQDEAAEAPADADSDAQPRQTAAEAPEEPIGGPPEEGSLAAKIIAIIDELKFHWIDVLLRQLVIISGFLGAMMATRQRNHITIDAVGTLLKGRAEHVVQMVTGLVAAIVCVFLAMSGWDLVGIGLEYPRQLIPWAKEWHFQLAFPIGWGLLAFHFVMRAIESAQRTLAYPDDEATEGASPSAEPQEEAA; this comes from the coding sequence ATGCTAAAACCGCTGTTCAAGTTCGAAGCAGGTTTGCTGCGCGTCGAGAAGTGGGTTCTCGTCGCCTCCGTGCTGGCGATGCTTCTGCTCGCCGCCTACACGGTCTTTTACCGAAACGTGCTCATCCCGTGGCAGGCTCACCTGATGACCAGCGGCCCTCCGGTGGTCGCACAGGACGAGTCGGCCGAAGCGGACGAGCCCGTCGAGGACGACACAGTTGAAGACGGAGAAGCCGAAGATTTCGCCGGTGGATTTGGCGGCGGGTTCGGCGACGGGGCTGACGAGGCTGGAGAGCCGACTGATCAGGCGGACGCGCCTGATGACGGCGCGGGTGGTTTCGGCGGTGGGTTCGGCGGCGAGACGCAAGAGCCCGCCGAGGAGATCGAAGAGGAGACCGACGAGAAGACCGAAGCACAAGCCGGTGACGAAGCGGGCGGCTTCGGCGGCGGTTTTGGCGGTGGATTTGGCGGCGAGGACGAGAGCACCGGCGAGCAGGATGAGGCTGCCGAGGCGCCGGCCGACGCCGACTCCGACGCACAGCCGCGACAGACCGCGGCAGAAGCGCCCGAAGAACCCATTGGAGGACCGCCCGAAGAGGGCTCACTGGCAGCAAAGATCATCGCCATCATCGACGAGTTGAAGTTTCACTGGATCGACGTGCTGCTGCGCCAGTTGGTCATCATCAGTGGCTTTCTCGGCGCGATGATGGCCACCCGCCAGCGCAACCACATCACCATCGACGCGGTCGGGACGCTACTCAAAGGCCGCGCCGAGCATGTCGTCCAGATGGTGACCGGCCTTGTGGCCGCCATCGTCTGCGTCTTTTTGGCGATGTCGGGTTGGGACCTCGTCGGCATCGGCCTCGAATATCCCCGCCAACTGATCCCGTGGGCCAAAGAGTGGCATTTCCAACTCGCCTTTCCCATCGGCTGGGGCCTTCTGGCGTTTCACTTCGTGATGCGCGCCATCGAGTCGGCCCAGCGAACCCTCGCATATCCTGACGACGAAGCGACCGAAGGTGCGTCTCCGAGCGCCGAGCCGCAAGAGGAGGCCGCATGA
- a CDS encoding alpha/beta hydrolase family protein: MMRRLFVVLLALALSSAACGSEPSEQSSDTGLSPDVGADAGDVFGADAEVDAGPTLPERPWPVDETGPYKVGFTETYITYEAEGTDEPRNLRLAVWYPTLDTDGETAVYYNLFGRPEVSLGASVALEEPAPLLVFSHGNSSLAEQSFFMTEFFASHGWIVASPDHTGNTLRDTQGAIDLTAAVFRPQDVSAVIDHMLALPDDDPLSGLVSEEHIALSGHSFGGFTTLASSGAGFAVDELLAECEQEPTDFCEIFNGNDTWTDLFRAGFLDERIKVAIPQTPGGYEAFRDGLADIDTPTLLFTGGMDRTLPNEEEGDPIWQAMQGSQHIRINLPKGGHFTFSNMCTLLSGIDQIDNDGCNEEFIEPEAAFDIINAYSLAFARYHLFDDQSEADLLDGSRAPYDGMEMSFKPAE, translated from the coding sequence ATGATGCGTCGATTATTTGTAGTTTTGCTCGCCCTCGCCCTGTCCAGCGCCGCCTGTGGATCGGAGCCGTCCGAGCAGTCGTCCGACACCGGCCTCAGCCCGGATGTGGGCGCTGACGCCGGTGACGTTTTCGGTGCCGACGCCGAGGTCGACGCCGGTCCCACTCTGCCCGAGCGACCGTGGCCGGTCGACGAGACGGGCCCCTACAAGGTGGGATTCACCGAGACCTACATCACCTACGAGGCCGAAGGCACCGACGAGCCGCGCAATCTGCGACTGGCCGTGTGGTACCCGACCCTCGACACCGACGGCGAGACGGCCGTCTACTACAACCTGTTCGGCCGCCCGGAGGTCTCGCTGGGAGCCAGCGTGGCGCTCGAGGAGCCGGCTCCCCTGCTGGTCTTCTCGCACGGTAACAGCAGCCTGGCCGAGCAGAGCTTCTTTATGACGGAGTTCTTCGCCAGCCATGGCTGGATCGTCGCCTCCCCGGACCACACCGGCAATACGCTCCGCGACACCCAGGGCGCCATCGACCTGACCGCCGCGGTGTTTCGCCCGCAGGACGTCAGCGCCGTCATCGACCACATGCTCGCCCTGCCCGACGACGACCCGCTGAGCGGACTCGTCTCCGAGGAGCACATCGCGTTGAGCGGCCACAGCTTCGGCGGCTTCACCACGTTGGCGAGCTCGGGCGCCGGCTTCGCCGTCGACGAGTTGCTGGCCGAATGCGAGCAAGAGCCCACTGATTTTTGTGAGATTTTCAACGGCAACGACACCTGGACCGACCTGTTCCGCGCCGGCTTTCTGGACGAGCGCATCAAGGTCGCCATTCCGCAGACGCCGGGCGGCTACGAGGCGTTTCGAGACGGGTTGGCCGACATCGATACGCCCACGCTACTGTTCACTGGCGGCATGGATCGCACGCTTCCGAACGAAGAAGAAGGCGACCCCATCTGGCAGGCCATGCAAGGCAGCCAACACATCCGCATCAACCTGCCCAAGGGCGGCCACTTCACCTTTTCGAATATGTGCACTCTGTTGAGCGGCATCGACCAGATCGACAACGACGGGTGCAACGAGGAGTTCATCGAACCCGAGGCGGCCTTCGACATCATCAACGCCTACTCGCTGGCCTTTGCCCGCTACCACTTGTTCGACGACCAGTCCGAGGCCGACCTGCTCGACGGCTCCCGCGCGCCGTATGACGGCATGGAGATGAGCTTCAAACCCGCCGAATAA
- a CDS encoding metallophosphoesterase family protein: MGNITLGILSDTHGWLDPELVDVFRDKDVDLLIHAGDIGTEDVVHQLEELAPVQVVKGNIDGGELRFYPEEVVFDVGPRKVAMRHIAGSPSRPRKAARELLARERPDVFICGHSHIPVVGRVKGALWINPGACGRVGFHDQRFAALLYVDEDTGEFEMERIHLGPRARLGAKQ; this comes from the coding sequence ATGGGCAACATCACTCTCGGCATTCTCTCCGACACCCACGGGTGGCTCGACCCCGAATTGGTCGACGTCTTCCGCGATAAAGACGTCGACCTTCTCATTCACGCCGGCGACATCGGCACCGAAGACGTCGTCCACCAGCTCGAAGAACTCGCCCCCGTCCAGGTCGTCAAAGGCAATATCGACGGCGGCGAGCTTCGCTTCTACCCCGAAGAGGTCGTCTTCGACGTCGGCCCCCGCAAGGTGGCCATGCGCCACATCGCCGGCTCTCCCAGCCGACCCCGCAAAGCCGCCCGCGAGCTCCTCGCCCGCGAGAGGCCCGACGTGTTCATCTGCGGCCACAGCCACATCCCGGTGGTCGGCCGCGTCAAGGGCGCCCTGTGGATCAACCCCGGCGCCTGCGGCCGCGTGGGCTTCCACGACCAACGCTTCGCCGCGCTGCTCTACGTCGACGAAGACACCGGCGAGTTCGAGATGGAGCGCATCCATCTGGGCCCGCGGGCACGCCTCGGCGCCAAGCAATAA
- a CDS encoding sigma factor-like helix-turn-helix DNA-binding protein — translation MTASDKQSSSGGSSREERSLHIQGNGAHGGEVPEGAFYVPVSVLNPPSLIQNVLERFHVGTVGELLELSDKELRDARGVGAKKIEVISDLKVRAQRELEFDAHGLSEASETQLLSDRLDKMGVSMDEPWERVLRVLPTRARGAFESVGYDSIGDLVASFERGELSRLPNFGPKTLNRVEEILETIANEGLEAYLFGERGRPQSIDELLDQALDSLEENDRDIVERRFFAGDTFGEIGDDYGVSFQAIQARFDTLVESLTHRFGPEAEVLVEPLVEATETAGGLLPVELIRDNIDIENLREVLFALHIAGETDYRIWQGVFLTPLHQSEIDTKLRTLRDEIVETGRATLPYDQIKNFARRAGIQLERQAMAKLFWVVWEVDIGQTGPVRNPWARRSDHVANVLEDAARPMTAQEILDRLEVGEEHEHGIDEISERALNGLLHRHEDIYTIERGTYVHASALPVSRDTLNEVVEWCVDRLEGETGQISTKYLLGELEDAGLAKEGLTPYLLKDSLSRHPEVLTFKNTYLVAHAETFEESGKTLADRVEAVLADAQNPLTVEDVIDRLPEGIDYHRMSIYTTLLSAPFSLNMGNNRFVHLDFVGLSENRRRRLLDAVHDMLPEDGTPMSCNDLLEELADLPEARSLSIRDHGSGLLWGLLREDDRVVCGPGELVARDIGSESQHVLRTAIGQIVGDYGAAYPREVRSELRSQYGYGGSDSAVFGSLTRSAEEGRLLRLPDSLYVPEGSDAEILEHMSSRDREIVKLARSSELDETPERILDLLEAYYEQHGHVAERDRIRLAR, via the coding sequence ATGACGGCCAGCGATAAGCAGTCAAGCAGCGGCGGGTCCTCACGCGAGGAGCGCTCGCTTCACATCCAAGGCAACGGCGCTCACGGCGGCGAAGTCCCCGAGGGTGCGTTCTACGTGCCGGTCAGCGTGCTCAATCCGCCGAGTCTGATTCAGAACGTGCTCGAGCGCTTCCACGTGGGCACGGTCGGCGAGTTGCTCGAGCTGAGCGACAAAGAGCTGCGCGATGCGCGCGGCGTGGGTGCCAAAAAGATCGAGGTCATCAGCGACCTGAAGGTGCGCGCCCAGCGTGAGCTCGAGTTCGACGCCCATGGACTAAGTGAGGCCAGCGAGACGCAACTACTGAGCGACCGCCTCGACAAGATGGGCGTGAGCATGGACGAGCCCTGGGAGCGCGTGCTGCGCGTGCTGCCCACTCGTGCACGCGGCGCCTTCGAGAGCGTGGGCTACGATTCCATCGGCGATCTCGTCGCCTCCTTCGAGCGCGGCGAGCTGAGCCGGCTGCCGAACTTCGGCCCCAAGACGCTCAACCGCGTCGAGGAGATCCTCGAGACCATCGCCAACGAGGGGCTCGAGGCCTACCTATTCGGCGAGCGCGGTCGGCCGCAGTCGATCGACGAGTTGCTCGACCAGGCGCTCGACAGCCTCGAAGAAAACGACCGCGACATCGTCGAGCGTCGCTTCTTTGCCGGCGATACCTTCGGCGAGATTGGCGACGACTACGGCGTGAGCTTCCAGGCCATCCAGGCGCGCTTCGACACCCTGGTCGAGTCGCTGACCCACCGCTTCGGCCCCGAAGCCGAGGTGTTGGTCGAGCCGTTGGTCGAGGCGACCGAGACCGCCGGCGGGCTTCTGCCCGTCGAGCTCATCCGCGACAATATCGACATCGAGAATCTGCGCGAGGTTTTGTTCGCGCTGCATATCGCCGGCGAGACCGACTACCGCATCTGGCAGGGCGTCTTCTTGACGCCGCTGCATCAGAGCGAGATCGACACCAAGCTGCGCACCCTGCGCGACGAGATCGTCGAGACCGGCCGCGCCACGCTGCCCTACGACCAGATCAAAAACTTCGCCCGGCGTGCCGGCATCCAGCTCGAGCGTCAGGCCATGGCCAAGCTGTTCTGGGTTGTTTGGGAGGTCGACATCGGCCAGACCGGCCCGGTGCGCAACCCCTGGGCGCGTCGAAGCGACCACGTGGCCAACGTCCTCGAGGACGCGGCGCGTCCCATGACCGCCCAGGAGATCCTCGACCGGCTCGAGGTCGGCGAGGAGCACGAGCACGGCATCGACGAGATCAGCGAGCGCGCGCTCAACGGTCTGCTGCACCGCCACGAAGACATCTACACCATCGAGCGCGGCACCTACGTGCACGCCTCGGCGCTGCCCGTCAGCCGCGACACCCTCAACGAGGTCGTCGAGTGGTGCGTCGACCGGCTCGAAGGCGAGACCGGCCAGATCAGCACCAAGTACCTGCTCGGCGAGCTCGAGGACGCCGGCCTGGCCAAAGAGGGCCTGACGCCCTACCTGCTCAAGGACTCGCTCAGCCGCCACCCGGAGGTGCTCACCTTCAAGAACACCTACCTGGTCGCCCACGCCGAGACCTTCGAGGAGAGCGGCAAGACCCTGGCCGACCGCGTCGAAGCGGTCCTGGCCGACGCTCAGAACCCGCTCACCGTCGAAGACGTCATCGACCGGCTGCCCGAGGGCATCGACTACCACCGTATGTCGATCTACACGACGCTGCTGTCGGCGCCGTTCTCGCTCAACATGGGCAACAACCGCTTCGTGCACCTCGACTTCGTGGGCCTGAGCGAAAACCGCCGTCGTCGCCTGCTCGACGCCGTCCACGACATGCTGCCCGAGGACGGCACGCCCATGTCGTGCAACGACCTGCTCGAAGAGCTGGCCGACCTGCCCGAGGCGCGCTCCCTGTCGATTCGCGACCACGGCTCCGGACTCCTGTGGGGCCTGCTTCGCGAAGACGACCGTGTCGTCTGCGGCCCCGGCGAACTCGTCGCCCGCGACATCGGCAGCGAGAGCCAGCACGTGCTGCGCACCGCCATCGGCCAGATCGTGGGCGATTACGGCGCCGCCTACCCCCGCGAGGTCCGCAGTGAGCTGCGCTCTCAGTACGGCTACGGCGGCTCGGACTCGGCGGTCTTCGGCTCGCTGACGCGAAGCGCCGAAGAGGGTCGCCTGCTTCGGCTGCCCGACTCGCTGTACGTGCCCGAGGGCAGCGACGCCGAGATTCTGGAGCATATGTCCAGCCGCGACCGCGAGATCGTCAAGCTGGCGCGCAGCTCCGAGCTCGACGAGACCCCCGAGCGCATCCTCGACTTGCTCGAGGCTTATTACGAGCAACACGGCCACGTCGCCGAGCGCGACCGCATCCGACTTGCTCGATGA
- a CDS encoding vWA domain-containing protein → MCVCKMLWARVHLLILVVVAAASLVSGCTLSDASNCSSDDDCEGGQTCVQSGGLLVRGGGVCVDRTAAALDAGSDTSEADVGPDASDADELDASDVSDVADAADVSDATDAADTTDATDAADADAADVEPAPCTRLSPLWGAGAEPATVTTLFAAEDCYTNAPVADLDETSFVIAEDGSNLVVQPASSMLQDRAHRVYVTLLIDLSGQAQSHKAELQAAAEAFIDKLVAQTGVTNVWVGVELFDGSNGLISTKQLPLRDSVRIKAFLGDAFALTGLDTGATNLNGAVSTAIGNLQSHQKQAMDVSEQGMATSGYLVVLSAGQDTAGYADAATVTAEVDDARAYDAQSPDTPTVQTMGVALQGAAQDRTKLATLLGDDRWVTDTDVPSLSTNLEAVADAIIARIGATYMLAYCSPSRAGSHTSSVELADGSSNDVEVSFSADGFGAGCDASFFNDACQTSTCGGSFCGGCDDGAEICAGDEQLSCLNFCQTQVSCTATAILNPMGHWQNCASRCPATQWSKSFASYQHDSVMAMAADSSGNVVIGGQTTDQLEFGGSQPDYGTWLASFDAAGNYRWSKTLAEQHNFNIHALAVDPADRTVVVGSAFGDFLLDGVQVTTGSNGAAVLAVFDAGGNYVSHHTITYSSGDPVTVVELEIDASGNVFLAGNFEGSINLGGSTLTSSALGGMSDIFVASFDSAFNHRWSKSFGGQYMDAVWTLATTPQGGVVFAGMTDSAVDFGGGTLAQGGAVLVQLDASGNHTWSKSFGHSLQMPANDTAIAVDPLGRVFFAGQILDTVDFGGGLVGSSGDQALVLVGYDSAGAHRLSEVIGRKVNGQIMAVATAVDAWGNVFVAGDFTRTVEFGGQSVTSQATYDTNIFAAVFDESGALEWSDFYGTNDANQVSSALFTSDGVPVMAGVHRNGIDFGQGGLTSDNNGDIFLVGFTYQ, encoded by the coding sequence ATGTGTGTGTGCAAGATGTTGTGGGCGCGAGTCCATCTTTTGATCCTCGTGGTGGTGGCCGCGGCGAGCCTCGTCTCCGGCTGTACGCTCTCCGATGCGTCGAATTGCAGCTCCGATGACGACTGCGAGGGGGGACAGACCTGCGTGCAGAGTGGTGGGCTTCTGGTGCGCGGCGGAGGCGTCTGCGTCGACCGCACGGCCGCCGCGCTCGACGCCGGGTCGGACACCTCCGAGGCCGATGTCGGCCCCGACGCTTCGGACGCCGATGAGCTCGACGCGAGCGACGTCTCCGACGTGGCCGATGCCGCCGATGTGAGCGACGCGACTGACGCCGCCGATACGACCGACGCGACCGACGCAGCAGACGCCGACGCAGCCGACGTCGAGCCCGCGCCGTGCACACGTCTGTCCCCGCTGTGGGGCGCGGGCGCCGAGCCTGCGACCGTGACCACGCTCTTCGCCGCCGAGGACTGCTACACGAACGCGCCGGTCGCCGACCTCGACGAGACCTCGTTCGTCATCGCCGAGGACGGCAGCAACCTGGTCGTCCAGCCCGCCAGCAGCATGTTGCAGGACCGGGCGCATCGCGTCTACGTGACGCTGCTGATCGACCTGTCCGGCCAAGCCCAGAGCCACAAAGCCGAGCTCCAAGCCGCCGCCGAAGCGTTCATCGACAAGCTGGTGGCCCAGACCGGGGTGACCAACGTCTGGGTGGGCGTCGAACTCTTCGACGGCTCCAATGGGCTTATCTCTACCAAGCAACTCCCCCTGCGCGACAGCGTGCGAATCAAGGCCTTCTTGGGCGATGCCTTCGCCCTGACGGGCCTCGACACCGGCGCGACCAACCTCAACGGCGCGGTCAGCACCGCCATCGGCAACCTCCAGAGTCATCAAAAGCAGGCGATGGACGTGAGCGAGCAGGGCATGGCGACCTCGGGGTACCTGGTCGTCTTGAGCGCCGGGCAGGACACCGCCGGCTACGCCGACGCGGCGACCGTGACCGCCGAGGTCGACGACGCACGCGCCTACGATGCGCAGAGCCCCGACACGCCCACGGTGCAGACGATGGGCGTCGCGCTGCAGGGCGCAGCCCAGGACCGCACCAAGCTGGCTACCTTGCTCGGGGACGACCGCTGGGTCACCGACACCGACGTCCCGTCGCTGAGCACAAACCTGGAGGCCGTGGCCGACGCCATCATCGCGCGCATCGGCGCGACGTATATGCTCGCCTACTGCTCGCCGTCGCGTGCGGGGAGTCATACGAGCTCGGTCGAGCTGGCCGACGGGTCGTCGAACGATGTCGAGGTGAGCTTCAGCGCCGACGGCTTCGGGGCCGGCTGCGACGCCAGCTTCTTCAACGATGCCTGTCAGACGAGCACCTGCGGCGGGTCCTTCTGCGGAGGGTGCGACGACGGCGCCGAGATTTGCGCCGGGGACGAACAGCTCTCGTGCCTGAACTTCTGCCAAACCCAGGTGTCCTGCACCGCCACGGCCATCCTCAACCCGATGGGCCATTGGCAAAACTGCGCGTCACGCTGCCCGGCGACGCAGTGGAGCAAGAGCTTTGCCTCGTATCAACATGACAGCGTCATGGCCATGGCCGCCGACTCCTCCGGAAACGTGGTCATCGGCGGGCAGACCACCGACCAATTGGAGTTCGGCGGTAGCCAGCCAGACTACGGAACGTGGCTGGCCAGCTTCGATGCCGCCGGCAACTATCGCTGGAGCAAGACCCTCGCCGAGCAACATAACTTCAATATCCATGCGCTGGCCGTGGATCCGGCCGACAGGACGGTCGTCGTCGGCTCGGCGTTCGGCGACTTCCTGCTCGATGGGGTGCAGGTCACCACCGGCTCGAACGGCGCAGCCGTGTTGGCCGTCTTCGATGCCGGCGGAAACTATGTGAGTCACCACACGATCACCTACTCATCGGGAGATCCGGTGACCGTGGTCGAACTCGAGATCGACGCTTCGGGCAATGTCTTTTTGGCCGGAAACTTCGAGGGCTCGATCAACCTGGGCGGCTCGACCCTGACGAGCAGCGCCCTCGGCGGGATGAGCGACATCTTCGTGGCGAGCTTCGATTCGGCGTTCAACCATCGTTGGAGCAAGAGCTTCGGCGGCCAGTATATGGATGCCGTGTGGACCCTCGCCACGACCCCGCAGGGCGGGGTGGTCTTTGCCGGCATGACCGACTCCGCGGTCGACTTCGGCGGTGGTACGCTGGCGCAGGGCGGCGCGGTGTTGGTGCAACTCGACGCCAGCGGCAATCACACTTGGAGCAAATCGTTCGGCCATAGCCTCCAGATGCCGGCGAACGACACGGCCATCGCCGTCGACCCGCTCGGCCGGGTGTTCTTCGCCGGCCAGATCCTCGACACGGTCGATTTTGGCGGTGGACTCGTCGGTAGCAGCGGCGATCAGGCCCTCGTGTTGGTCGGCTACGATTCAGCCGGAGCCCACCGATTGAGCGAAGTCATCGGCCGCAAGGTCAACGGCCAGATCATGGCCGTGGCGACCGCGGTCGATGCGTGGGGCAACGTGTTCGTCGCCGGTGACTTCACCCGCACGGTCGAGTTCGGCGGCCAGAGCGTGACGAGCCAGGCGACCTACGACACCAATATCTTCGCCGCCGTCTTCGACGAGTCGGGCGCGCTCGAGTGGAGCGACTTCTACGGGACCAACGACGCGAACCAGGTCTCCTCGGCGCTGTTCACCTCCGATGGCGTCCCCGTCATGGCGGGCGTGCATCGCAACGGGATCGACTTCGGGCAGGGCGGCCTGACGTCGGACAACAACGGGGACATCTTTTTGGTCGGCTTTACCTACCAGTGA
- a CDS encoding TRAP transporter large permease, protein MTLVIIGIILLVLAVLGTPLFAVLAGLALVLFAMSDTGIVVLTEEHYKLATSPHLITIPLFTLSGFLMAKSKAADRLINVSNAVLGWMPGGLAVVVIAACAFFTTFTGASGVTIVALGGLLFPMMVQDGYPERFSHGLITASGSIGLLFPPSLPIILYGIVAMASVDKLFVAGILPGALMVGVLSIYAMIVSKRSEVERIEFVPKEALSALWEAKWEVMVPVVVLVSIYGGFVTIAEASAIAALYVLIVEVFILKDITLLPDDSGRADLASVIYETMVMVGAILVILGVAMGLTNYLVQEQVPMQILEFIRQYIDDRTTFLLVLTVFLLIVGCMMDIFSAIAVVVPLITPIAADYGVDPIHLGIIFLANLEIGYITPPVGLNLFISSLAFDKPVVYLYRTALPFLFLLLGTLLVITFWEDLSLTLVRLLVGG, encoded by the coding sequence ATGACACTCGTCATCATCGGCATCATCTTGCTCGTCTTGGCGGTGCTGGGGACCCCGCTCTTCGCGGTGCTCGCCGGCCTGGCGCTCGTTCTCTTTGCGATGTCGGACACGGGCATCGTCGTTCTGACCGAAGAGCACTACAAGCTGGCCACGAGCCCGCACCTGATCACCATTCCGCTGTTCACGCTCTCGGGCTTCTTGATGGCCAAGAGCAAAGCAGCCGACCGGCTCATCAACGTGAGCAACGCCGTGCTCGGCTGGATGCCGGGCGGCCTGGCGGTGGTGGTCATCGCCGCGTGTGCCTTCTTCACCACCTTCACCGGCGCCTCGGGCGTAACGATCGTGGCCCTGGGAGGGCTGCTCTTTCCGATGATGGTCCAAGATGGCTATCCCGAGCGGTTTAGCCACGGCCTGATCACCGCCAGCGGCTCCATCGGACTGCTGTTTCCACCATCACTGCCCATCATCTTGTACGGCATCGTGGCCATGGCCAGCGTCGACAAGCTCTTCGTGGCCGGCATTCTGCCCGGTGCGTTGATGGTCGGGGTGCTCAGCATCTACGCGATGATCGTGTCGAAACGCTCTGAGGTCGAGCGCATCGAGTTCGTCCCCAAGGAAGCGCTGTCGGCGCTGTGGGAGGCGAAGTGGGAGGTGATGGTGCCTGTGGTGGTGCTGGTGAGCATCTACGGCGGGTTTGTGACCATCGCCGAGGCCTCGGCCATCGCGGCGCTCTACGTGCTCATCGTCGAGGTGTTCATCCTCAAAGACATCACCCTGCTGCCCGACGACTCCGGCCGCGCCGACCTCGCCTCGGTCATCTACGAGACGATGGTGATGGTCGGCGCGATCCTGGTCATCTTGGGCGTGGCCATGGGCCTGACCAACTACTTGGTCCAGGAACAGGTGCCGATGCAGATCTTGGAATTCATCCGTCAGTACATCGACGATCGCACCACGTTCCTTCTCGTGCTGACCGTCTTTTTGCTCATCGTCGGCTGCATGATGGACATCTTCAGCGCCATCGCGGTGGTCGTGCCCTTGATTACGCCCATCGCCGCCGACTACGGGGTCGACCCCATCCACCTGGGCATCATCTTCTTGGCCAACCTCGAGATTGGCTACATCACGCCGCCGGTGGGGCTGAACCTGTTTATCTCGTCGCTGGCCTTCGACAAGCCGGTGGTCTACCTGTACCGGACCGCACTTCCTTTCCTGTTCCTGTTGTTGGGAACCCTCCTCGTGATCACATTCTGGGAAGACCTATCCTTGACACTCGTCAGATTGTTAGTCGGCGGTTAA
- a CDS encoding TRAP transporter substrate-binding protein codes for MDSRAGTIQRLGLTVLVALVGLMVGVGPVSAEEKQTLKIATLAPKGSSWMKSFEDAKRQIEKKTDGQVTLKLYPGGVMGDESAMVRKMRTGQLDGGAVTSVGLGEIDKKMLVLQLPLTFRNHKELDYVRDKMSGTFEKMLADKGFKLLTWGDVGFNYLFTQTPVQTPKDLHKTTPWVWNTDPITKGVMEVMNVNAVPLGVPDVLTSLQTGVIDAFLNSPYGAVALQWYTKADYVTNMRLAVVIGGVVVTAKAMNKLSEEHQKIVMDTFRAEGKDLLAQIRKDNQQAMKTIEKAGVKAVQPKDFDEWKKIADKTREELTGKLFPKELVDEMMKHLKAAR; via the coding sequence ATGGATAGCAGAGCAGGAACGATTCAGCGTCTCGGCCTCACGGTGCTCGTCGCACTCGTGGGTCTGATGGTGGGCGTAGGCCCGGTGTCGGCCGAAGAGAAGCAGACCCTCAAGATCGCCACGCTGGCCCCCAAGGGCTCGAGCTGGATGAAGTCGTTCGAGGACGCCAAGCGCCAGATCGAGAAGAAGACCGACGGCCAGGTCACCCTCAAACTGTATCCGGGAGGTGTGATGGGCGACGAGTCGGCGATGGTGCGTAAGATGCGCACCGGTCAGCTCGACGGTGGCGCGGTCACCAGTGTGGGGCTGGGCGAGATCGACAAGAAGATGCTCGTCCTGCAGCTTCCGTTGACCTTCCGCAACCATAAGGAGCTCGATTACGTGCGCGATAAGATGTCGGGCACCTTCGAGAAGATGCTCGCCGACAAGGGATTTAAACTGTTGACCTGGGGAGATGTCGGCTTCAACTACCTGTTCACCCAAACGCCGGTCCAAACGCCGAAAGACCTCCACAAGACCACCCCGTGGGTGTGGAACACCGACCCCATCACCAAGGGGGTCATGGAGGTCATGAACGTCAATGCCGTGCCGTTGGGTGTGCCCGACGTGCTCACCAGCCTGCAGACCGGCGTCATCGACGCCTTCTTGAACTCGCCGTACGGCGCGGTGGCGCTGCAGTGGTACACCAAGGCCGATTACGTCACCAACATGCGCCTGGCGGTGGTCATCGGTGGGGTCGTGGTGACCGCAAAGGCGATGAACAAGCTCTCCGAGGAGCATCAGAAAATCGTCATGGACACCTTCAGGGCCGAGGGCAAGGACCTGCTCGCCCAGATCCGCAAGGACAACCAGCAGGCGATGAAGACGATCGAGAAGGCCGGCGTCAAAGCAGTTCAGCCGAAAGACTTCGACGAGTGGAAGAAGATCGCCGACAAGACGCGCGAGGAGCTGACCGGCAAGCTCTTCCCGAAGGAGTTGGTCGACGAGATGATGAAGCACTTGAAGGCCGCTCGCTAA